The following proteins come from a genomic window of Nostoc sp. ATCC 53789:
- a CDS encoding AAA-like domain-containing protein — MSVEDILQAVETILQDKPLASIQCFVLSQSWLGKTYGEMAEESGYRDNYIKEVGSELWQDLSIALGKKITKKNLHLALKKYLQEKIGDRENQSQQEFNEKSNLEMVSPDSFSASKIEFPSGPVPLGSPLYINRPPLEELVCNEILYPGCLIRIKAPRKTGKSSLLNRMIAYAREQGYQIVYLDFQEADQDVFASLDKFLRWFCVNVSRQLNLLPSLDDFWDTEMGSKVSCKIYFEAYLLQYIDNSPLVLALNEVHRVFEHPNIAQDFLPMLRFWHEQAKQDQIWQKLRMVVVHTTEIYIPLKLNQSPFNVGITITLPPLTLNQVQNLALSYGLNCAADSEGAKRLAPLQAMVGGHPYLVSLALYHLCQEEMTLEVLLETASTPVGIYSQHLRELLSLLQKDPKLMSAMQQVIATDEKVELDAIAAYKLESMGLVKLNGNQAHVMCELYRLYFSQQLGKHSG, encoded by the coding sequence ATGTCCGTGGAAGATATTCTGCAAGCAGTAGAAACAATTCTGCAAGACAAGCCTCTTGCTTCCATTCAGTGCTTTGTGCTGTCTCAGTCGTGGTTGGGCAAAACTTATGGTGAAATGGCAGAGGAATCAGGCTACCGCGACAATTACATCAAAGAAGTTGGCTCTGAGTTGTGGCAAGACCTTTCCATCGCACTTGGAAAAAAAATAACCAAAAAAAATCTGCATTTAGCCTTGAAGAAATACCTACAAGAAAAAATAGGCGATCGGGAAAATCAGAGCCAACAAGAATTTAATGAAAAATCTAATTTAGAAATGGTGTCTCCAGACTCATTTTCAGCAAGCAAAATTGAATTTCCTAGCGGCCCCGTACCACTGGGTTCTCCTCTTTACATCAATCGTCCTCCTCTGGAAGAACTTGTTTGTAACGAGATTTTATACCCTGGTTGCTTAATCCGAATCAAAGCACCTAGAAAGACAGGAAAAAGTTCACTGCTCAATCGGATGATTGCTTATGCTAGAGAGCAAGGTTATCAAATCGTCTATTTGGACTTTCAAGAAGCCGATCAAGACGTTTTTGCTTCTCTTGATAAATTTTTGCGTTGGTTTTGTGTCAATGTCAGCAGACAGTTAAATCTCCTTCCCTCTCTAGATGATTTTTGGGATACGGAAATGGGCAGCAAGGTAAGCTGCAAAATCTATTTTGAAGCATATCTACTGCAATACATTGATAATAGTCCTCTAGTTTTGGCTTTGAATGAAGTTCATCGAGTTTTTGAACATCCCAATATTGCCCAAGATTTTTTGCCAATGCTGCGATTTTGGCACGAACAAGCAAAGCAGGATCAAATCTGGCAAAAACTACGGATGGTGGTAGTTCACACCACAGAAATATATATTCCACTAAAGCTTAACCAATCGCCTTTCAATGTTGGGATCACAATTACGCTCCCACCATTGACTCTCAATCAGGTACAGAATTTAGCATTGTCTTATGGACTAAATTGTGCAGCCGACTCCGAAGGGGCAAAACGCCTTGCACCCTTACAAGCAATGGTAGGAGGACATCCTTATTTGGTGAGCCTTGCGCTTTATCATCTATGTCAGGAGGAAATGACATTAGAAGTATTACTAGAAACTGCATCTACACCAGTGGGAATTTACAGTCAGCATTTACGGGAACTGTTGAGCTTATTGCAAAAAGACCCAAAATTAATGTCAGCTATGCAACAGGTAATTGCAACAGATGAAAAAGTAGAGCTAGACGCGATCGCTGCTTACAAGCTAGAAAGTATGGGTTTGGTTAAACTCAACGGTAATCAAGCTCATGTTATGTGTGAGTTATATCGCCTTTACTTTAGCCAACAGCTTGGAAAGCACTCAGGATAG
- a CDS encoding class I SAM-dependent methyltransferase gives MTTQTLGIEQNLYDYLLSVSLREPEILTQLRQETAQHPVGRMQIAPEQGQFLALLVQLLGAKKTLEVGVFTGYSSLVVALALPSDGKVVACDVSEEFTTIARRYWQQAGVADKIQLHIAPALETLDRLLATGEAETFDFAFIDADKSNYDAYYERSLQLVRSGGLIVIDNVLWSGRVADPQVQDNRTKRIRAFNQKLHQDQRVSLSLVAIADGLTLALKK, from the coding sequence ATGACCACTCAAACACTAGGAATCGAACAAAACCTTTATGACTATTTACTATCAGTCTCTCTCCGAGAACCAGAAATTTTAACCCAATTGAGGCAAGAAACAGCCCAGCATCCAGTAGGTAGAATGCAGATTGCTCCTGAACAGGGGCAATTTTTGGCGTTACTGGTGCAGTTGCTGGGAGCGAAAAAAACTTTGGAAGTTGGGGTATTTACAGGTTATAGTTCCCTGGTGGTAGCCTTGGCGTTACCGAGCGATGGGAAGGTGGTAGCTTGTGATGTGAGTGAAGAATTTACAACGATCGCTCGGCGTTATTGGCAGCAAGCTGGAGTGGCAGATAAAATTCAACTGCACATTGCCCCAGCTTTGGAGACTTTAGATCGGTTATTGGCAACGGGAGAGGCGGAAACCTTTGATTTTGCTTTCATCGATGCAGACAAGAGCAACTATGATGCTTATTATGAGCGATCGCTGCAATTAGTGCGATCGGGGGGACTGATTGTGATCGATAATGTTCTCTGGTCAGGCAGGGTTGCCGACCCCCAAGTACAGGATAATAGAACTAAAAGGATTCGTGCCTTTAATCAAAAGCTGCATCAAGACCAGCGAGTTAGTCTGAGTTTAGTAGCGATCGCAGATGGTTTGACTCTGGCACTGAAAAAGTGA